A segment of the Arachis hypogaea cultivar Tifrunner chromosome 5, arahy.Tifrunner.gnm2.J5K5, whole genome shotgun sequence genome:
TCGCTGTCTTGGTCGCGTTGCCGTCTCCTCGGCTCCCGTATGAGATGGGAGAATTCAGAGAGTTTGCCATCTCTTATTGCTTGTTCTAATGCATCCCTTAGGTCAAAGCAGTCTTGTGTTTGGTGTCCGTAGCCCTTGTGGTAGTCACAGTAGAGGCTCTTGTTCCCTCCCGTTCGGTCCTTGAGTGGTCGGGGCTTCAACAAGATCCCTCTTTCGGCTGTTTGCTGGTAAACTTCCACAATGGGAAGTGTTAGTggggtgtagttggtgaacttTCAGATCCGGGGAAACGATCTGTGTGCCTTGGTCAGCCCTCCCTCCTTGGCTTGTTCCTTGTGCCTCTCACCGTTACCCTGTTGCCTAGGTTGATTGTAGTCGGAGTGCCGTTTATTGGCGGCCACGACCTGGCTGCCTTCTTCGTCATTTATGTATTCCTTAGCCACCATTTGGATCTCGTGCATCGTCCAGACCGGTTTCGTGGTAAGGTATTTTCGAAAGTCCTCGTTCAGGAGGCCGTTCGTCAGGCAAAGGctggccaccgagtcggttaGGCCATCAAtttccaagcattcgtcgttAAAGCGATCCAGGTATTTTCTGGTCGGCTCCCCGGGTCTCTGGGTTATCCCGAGCAGGTTGATCGGATGTTTTGCCTTTGCTATCCGCGTTGTGAACTGAGCCAAGAAGGCACGGCTGATGTCCGAAAATCCGTAGATGGATCCCTGCGGGAGGCCGTTAAACCATCGAATCGCGGGTCCAGCTAGGGTGACTGGGAAGGCCCGGCACCTCACCTCGTCCCCTACTCCCTCCAGATTCATTCTAGCCTCGAAAGCCGTGAGGTGTTCCAGAGGGTCTTGAgttccatcgtacctcatgtccgtcggTTTGTCGAAGTGCTTTGGCAACCGGACCTCAAGGATGGACCGATGGAACGGGGTGGCGCCCATTATCACGGGTTGCCGCGTCCTCACAAGCCTTCCTTTCCCGCCTTCACGATCTCGTCCTGTGTGGTACGTTTCCTTACCTCGGGAGTAGATGATTGTGTCGTTTCGTCTTCTCGGGATGGGGGAGTCTTCTCGGGTGCTTTCCGCTTCCGTTCTGGAAGCGGAGGCGTGCCATGGGTGACTTCGGTGGGAATCCCTCTCCCGGCTTTCTGGGGACGGGGAGTAAGTAGGATCGGTGGTCCGTCGATCGTGCTCCTGATCAGCTAGTTGTCGTTCCAGATTCTGGACTCTGTGCGTAGTTCCTGCATTATTCGGGCGCTGTCACCGCAGTTCCTCCGAAAGGTCGCGTCTCTCGCGTTCTAGTTCGTGGTTCGATGTGTTGCCGGGGGGGACCTTCGTCGTCCTCCCGGTGATGCGACAGAGGCTGCCGCCTCTGCGCCGGCTGCTCGGCCTTGGTCTCCAAGACCCGGCACAACTTCCATAAcaatccccacagacggcgccaatgttcggtggaCGGTTACCGGACAATTCGGGTGGATATTTGAGGGGGTGAGGACGCTTCAATCGTGGTCGTGCTGGGTTCGGATCTGCCGGGTAGCCGAGCTCTCGTTGTGGAAGGAAagagggggtgccacctgcaaagacactccgacgctctagtcagttagTGTGCTGGTGGGAAATAGGTTAAGTGGAAAGTGTGACGTACTTTGGGGGAGGGTAGGACCTTTCCCTTATATACCATGTCAGGTGTGGGCCCCAGGAGGGCAGAACCCACCTTCTTCGAAGCTTCCTTGTACAGATGTGGCGGCCAGCTGTCTCGGAAGGATGCGCGGGTCGGGCAGGTTCAGGTCACCTGACCGTTGAGGTCGGGTAGTGATCGGGTCGGGTACGCCCAAGTTCTTTCTTGGGCCAGGTCGTAACAATATTCATCTAAAAAGTCACAAGTTGGAGTCTCCCTatcttcaataaaaaaaatttgtgctaattattttattagatcgATATTTTAAGTCAAATTAATACAATTATGTTaaatatgaattaagattagtCATCAacagtataaatatatattaaaatataaaatatatatttaaaataaatttaacaacATATACATTTATTCATAAATAtattatgattaattttaataattaatatataaataatattgttAAAATTCATATCTAGTCATGGATTGGGGTTGTGGATTTCCAAATCCAAATAAGGGGGGTTAGATGAGCAAGGaggaaaaagtaaacaagagttACGAAGCCAACAAGGAGCCCAAGAGGTATCAAAAGAGTGAGGGAGCATTAGCGTCATTTACGCTGTGCttaaaaaggaaattaagattaaaaaaataaaaatagaggttAAGAAATACAAgccaaaaaatttaattaaatttttgtatttttccggttaataatatataaaactaaattatatctcattattctattttatttaaaataaatataaaaattaaaataaaaacaattactaaaatatttttatttattaaaaaaaaaattaacactgcAAAACATAACCCTTTTTGgcttttctatttctcttttccTGAGCCCTCAACCTCAAACCTTATCTCCttcccttattttattttttagacaaaaattatAAGTTAGGATCTTACAATGAAAAATGATAAgccttaatttatttttaaaaataataaaattaaaatttaaaaaagttaaataaaagtatttttaaaaagaaatgttctattttaaaaaaatttaacttgtgttttttatttaaaaaatactaaaagactggaattttatattttaataataaaattttagttttaatttttaaccgttaaatataaatttataatattaaacttTAGTCTCCTAATTTCAATTCCAACAAATAAAcacacaataaaataagacttAATTTGgttaaacaatttaattaagttatttttgaaagatagcttaaacaataaataattatattaaaaataatttataaataagttattttgtgtttgaatttttaattctaaaagtgtttattttataaaaatgtggtaaaaaataatagtattacgagagaagtcattttttctaatttttctatAAGTTCTTAAATAACTTCTTAAAAAGtcgtaatttaattttaaaaattgcaccaaatattaatactattattttttataaatcaaaaataaaaaaaaattatttttaaaacttctTAAACGAGTCTTTTAAGTGGTCACCAAGGAAAAACAAGAAGCTGTAATTAgaaatacaaaaatggaaggggCAATTAGAGATAGGGGCATACCGCAAGATCGACGATGATGGAACATCCATTTGTTGAATTCTCTTGTGTGGCAATTGGGAGGTTGTGTAAGACATGGCAGTGGAACATGACAGAGAGGGCAAATGTGATGAGTCGCACATGGCCCTTCGCTTTTCAATACCTAAATAGTTGTACCTTCTAGTAAATTGTTGGGAAATAATACtttctctaataataatataattttgtgtttttcGTGATTGATACGTGCACATTACGGTCACCTTGTTAATGAAAAAGTTGATTCTCAAGACTAATCTGTCCTTTGTTAAACTCTTTCCGCCCCTAGCGGGTTCACCATTCATGCGTGCGGTCCATTAATTAGGCACTTGTTTCTTATTACTAAGGTGAGACAGCTTTTTTCGCGACGGATTAATTTTTAATCCGTCGGATCGTGAGATACTATTTgagtaaacaaaaacaaaaaaaagtgagagtgtttttataatttttgtgagaaaaaaaagaattaatgacGGTTTTGTTATAAGTgtagaaaacaataaaattaatcaGGAGATCatttaaacaattttatttactaaaagaCTTACAGTAAAacttttaatagtataaaattaaattttatcaataattaaatttcagttagaattaaattaaattttaatgtttagaatgaattaataaaattatacaatTAAATTAAATCTCAGTATTTAGAATgtttatcaaataaattaaaattttatgatagacaattttattttttattaatataatattatatttaaataataaatatatttatatattaaattatatgagacaattaaaaaattatattttttaactaaaatttattcacttcttttaaaaaaatcaaaattagattaatctaaaaatattgaattcaaaaaatattattattaattaaaaaattaaatatttttgatatttgaTTCCAACGACAAACCAACAACAGAAAACAAATTTAAACTATCAAAAACCAACTTATTGAGTGGTTTAATGACATagtaagtaaaataaaattagttattaataataaattatagcaACTAATTCATGttattaaaatataacaaaagtatgtaactttttactagtgtcatGATTGACACAATTTCATTTAAAATGTTACGTACTGACAAATACTTAGTGTCATTAATTTAAGTTAAACACAAAATTTATACAAgtggataatttttttaaatatacataataaatctttaaaaaaaataggtATATATTATACTAAgtaacttgaagaaaaagaaaaaaaaaagaaaatgaatataGTAAGCGAAGAAAGAGGATGTATTAAAAGGTAGGAAACATTGAAAGAATATGagtgacaaaaattaaaaaaataattaaattataaaaatatttttaaatttttaaattttaagtaaaattttaacaaaataaaatttcaatttgaatatatatttcggtcaaaattaaatttaaaaaaataatagaattaaattaaattttatctgaactaatttaattatttttattttaaacactgaaactaaaaataaaaattgaattaaatttaaaaaaaaaattcaaacacattattaataattattgtcAGTCATTCAATAAGATCATTTAATGATTTCACCCCAAAGTCATACCATATAAATATCACAAATATTACatgtataattaatttatatataattacttatgtaatttaccaaaaaatataataagaataattttgaaaacaaccaaaagtatatttttaaaaaatatctatttaaaataaaataaaaagaattggttatttgaaaataattgaaaaaaattaatttataatttagaattgttataaaattattaattttaaaatttaaataaataaaaaaataatattaataattatatttctaatacaaatttatataatatatgaaGCTTATACATAATTTTCATTAAATACTTAAATATTTAATACTTATGAAACCTAATCGTAGGCCACCGAAGAATTGCACCTGCTTCTGTATGTGCAGTGTGCTATCCATGTGACCCACTATATCCACGTCACGTTTGCACACGAACGGTGCTTTATGCGAGTAGAAATGTTATATAAATCTTACAAATTATTACGTATACGGGTTTTTTAATATGTTATTCaactattttctgtttttaaagcGCTATACTCATCATGAAGTATTCTTTTtttactttatctttttttttctcttcctctttctctccttctccctcttcctctttctcttctttttctttttcctcctcctcttcttcttcctcctcttcttcttcttttttttcgttttttttttcgattttcatggtttgtgaaatcaagctttgaaatcgttttgaagataatggaactttagaaatacacctaaacgattacagaaatacacccaaacgattataaaaCTACACCCAatgaatttaagaaatacacccaaaattcgttgaagtataccttatgcataattcagaactctttctctttctcatcttcatcttctgctgcttcttcttcttcaaaaatgatttcagagcttgatgtcaaaaaacaatgaaaatcgaGAATAATGAAAAACGGTTCGAAGCGCGTTTTGAGTGTTAGTTTTAATTAGACTTGTAAGACTTACAAATCTTAATTGCTTGTATGCGAAAAATTtctcattttattattttgtaaaaaaagtagttattaatatctaaaaatataaattaaaaataatggtcaaaataaataaattatgattttcTGTTACGTGAGTGGCGCGTAGTGACTAGTGAGTAATGCATAGAATATTTATATATGAATGCTTTATTCTGGTtgaactaattattaattaataaatataattaatgacTCTTTATGATTAGACCACAATCTTTAACTAGAGACAAACTGCGAGACTGCTGGCAACGCAAATAAAGTAACTTCCCATTAAAGTATTGTAtctttatatgtataaattattaGTTAGTACAACTAATTGTTTTGTCACGGGCAAAATGGAATAATAATATATGTATCGTGTATACTTTTGTATTCAACATATATAATTAGgaagttacaaaaaaaaaaaatacatatataattaggTATAGATGTATGTGACCATATCAAAGTCTGAAACCTTTAAtttgctgcttttttttttttttttcccgtgGACGGGGCTTTACTGCTGCTAACTAGCCTTCACGGACCATTTTTAAGTTACGACAATGCATGGATGGGTacaaaaattaagtaattaacaaTAAAGTTTCCAACATGAGAACCATTTTTTGTCTTGATCTAGCTATATAATAATatgatgataaattgataatcaTTTGGTTTAACTGCCATACATCTATATCCTCCTCtcttgttaacaaaaaaaattctgaATTTGGTCGTTTAAGAGTTTGTCGAGGAATTCGATATATACCCAATGTGAGATTTAAATTATCGATATTTAGATTtactttgataaatttttttataaaaggtgtttgtattttttaaaagtataagtactttatttgatatttgataaataaaaaatttatgtgcttatatttatagtttttaaaatttagagtactttcaaaaatatttaaagaagaaatttttaaaattattctatatttatcaaaattaaaaagtttaatataatcttatacattaattaatattcaaatttaatttttacactaatgtctattatagtatttttgaattttaaaaactattttactaaATGCAGATGTTAGTGcttatacttattaaaaattatttttcatttaatttatcaaataaagATGCTACgacttttaaaaattagtttttataaactacttttgaaaaatataaacttTATCGAACTAAGTCTTACTTAACTGGGATAAATGAGTTGATTCGACCCTAAgttgattaataattttaactatacTAGAAGTACACTAattagtattttttcttttttcatcataTTCTTTCAGTCCGGCAGGTTGAGAACTAATCTGCTACGGTACTGAGTTTCATTTAAGAGTTTGTCGCTGGCCGATAAATTGCTACATGCacaatgcaaaattcgaacttctACACTTATTTAAGCGAACTAGTAAACTAACTACCAAACCAATTTGATTGACATCAATAGTTTTTTtaatctttctgtttttgttcggAACTATTTTGGGACAAACTATGCTGTCATCAGTTTTACTTTTACATCATTCCGGACCCAAAAACCTGAAATTGGATTAGTTGTTACGGACCCAATTGTTCAACAAGGCCCAAGTTTCCTAACGCATTTCGTGTAAGTTACAAAGTTCTGAAGAGTCATTGGCGACGGAAAAATGATTCTCCTGATTTGGTGTTGACATTTGAAAATATATAATTTCTGattttttagtcatttttctTTATGATCTCTTTGACAAGGATATCATTTCCAATTGGGATGACTGAGAGTTTTCAGTTAAACCACATAGCTAGGTGAACTAAACAAGAAGACACATTAAGTTACAAACAAAAAAGTATATGAATGAAGAAGTAATATAGTGAGAATGAAACCAGTGTCAAATGTCATATTCTTCccatactcatctaagaggtTGCGGTTCGAATATCTCTATCTtcgattaaaaaaaaaacagtgtCAAAAGAAGTCGTTGATTTTGTGACGGAGCACCATAGAAGTGATCAATTTATAGGCTTTCTCGGTAGGATGGTAACTATCCCAGAATATATAGTTTGAATCATCGGTACATGTGTTTATGCTGAGGGAGTTGCAGGACATGCTCGCTTCTATAATTCCTGTTCCACAGCATCCTTTGTCTACTACTTCAAAATCTACATCAACAGTTACCATATACATATAAATTTAATAGTAAGTTAAGCAAGGCAATACCATGCAACTGAACATGTGCTTGctagctagctagctagctagTGAGATAGATATGGAAGTATGGAGCTCTATTATATACGTATGTACGTACATATTGTTTTAGTTGGTAGTTGAGGTATATCTATTGCCATACCCATATGATATGATTTGATACCATGATAATTAATGAAGGGTGCTTGTTCCAATACAGATTTGAAGTATACATAGATATAGAAAAACAGAAAAGAGGGAGTGAGTCACATTGATCCATTATTTAATATGAATTGTAACTCaggtttaattatttaaaataattataacttagtcttaattatcatttattttttatttgtaactgATACTTTATTATCGATTTAAtgactattatttttattttaatgactaaACGATCATAACatgaatattattaattaattttatattttttatatctaatttaAATAAGTACTTACATGATAAACTTTATAAATTTCATTTCATGTCTAAAAAAGGCAGCGGTTAATTCCAAGAGCAGACATTTTGTGGATGTCtcttttatttaattcatttacATTTGTATGTCTTTGtatgttatgtatatattaaacAATAGATAATAAtagggagacaaaaaaaaaaacagctagaatttactttatttaatatttattaattattgcaataattaataaatgttaaataacaCAAGTTATAGTTATTtttgaccaattttttttattatcaaacatttttgtaacaataatgttaaaaaataaaaaaaataattaaaatttattttatttaatatttattaattattacaataaataATGAATATATATGAGTAAGATCCTTAATCAGGACTAAGAGTATGAAAACGGTCCAAtattatgatttatgaatatGCAAGTGAAtttaatggtttttttttttactaaataaaaAGATAACTTTTAAATAAGTATGAAGAGATGGTGtcattttaaatataattgattgacaattaaatttaatgttAGTGTAGCTAGTTGCTGATTTCTCTATGAATATTATGTTAAAATAGTATCATCATAACTTACAACATGACTATATTATAccactatttattatttatttttatgtaacaCAAAATCAACGTAGTGATTAATTAAAGAATATATAATATTTGTCTGTCACGCAATTTAAATTTGGCCCTTTTAAATTATACTTTTGACGAATTCTTTTACCATTAaactataatattattttaatattttttggtttAGCTAAATCATTTAATGCAAGAAAAAGtatagatagataataaaaatactaaacaaaatgaataatagatatatcgaatatttattttattaggtgtgcaaatagttattctaatattaagatttaggtggataATTTGAAAGTGTAATGTATTTTGATTTGATTGGTAGTTATTTatattgttcaaaaaaattattaattacttaGCATAACTCTTAATGTAATATAAgaatttttcgtttttttccttgTACATAATATTAAATGCTAGTTATAAATATTGCAAGTGTATAATTAAATTTGGGTTGGTAGAGTGATCAGTTCATTTATCTATTTAATTAAGTATTAGGATTTGTATGCAGAATTTATTAACCAGTGATATATCTTTAAATAAAGAGATTCACGGATTACTCTTTAGATGGTGGGACCCAGGGATACcctgtaccaaaaaaaaaaaaaattaaaagtggaTAGAGAGAGCATTTGATTACCATATTGAGCTGGGTTTTGAATCACTTGATCCAATGTGTTGTAAATATCGAGGTAGACGATCCTAGCATCTGGAAACTGTTTATTGAGGAGCTTTGTTTGAGAGAGGAGTTTCATGTTGAATAGAATTGCagcttgattttcaaaatctgaaCATGCTCTATTTATGCCTCCCTCTACTGTCCTCTGTGACGGCACACACCCTATAATTGGCATGCTAACCACTCCAATCCTCCTAGCACCTACCCCATAAAGCTCCTGCTTTCAAATTCCAATTCATCAATAATCAAGAATTTAGAAATGGGATctataataattcaattcaaaacatatataaTATACCTTTAAGAATGTGAAGGCTAGTGAGGCCATTAAGTCAGTGTAAGATGGAATATCATATTGTGATTGTCTAAATGGAAGGTAAGTGTTAGCAATATCATCACTTCCCAGGCACACTATGTATATGCTCTTTGATACTATTGTTTCTGCTCTGTTTTCTCCAACTGCTTCCCTTATCTTC
Coding sequences within it:
- the LOC112803165 gene encoding uncharacterized protein; translated protein: MGATPFHRSILEVRLPKHFDKPTDMRYDGTQDPLEHLTAFEARMNLEGVGDEVRCRAFPVTLAGPAIRWFNGLPQGSIYGFSDISRAFLAQFTTRIAKAKHPINLLGITQRPGEPTRKYLDRFNDECLEIDGLTDSVASLCLTNGLLNEDFRKYLTTKPVWTMHEIQMVAKEYINDEEGSQVVAANKRHSDYNQPRQQGNVYQQTAERGILLKPRPLKDRTGGNKSLYCDYHKGYGHQTQDCFDLRDALEQAIRDGKLSEFSHLIREPRRRQRDQDSEEAKTRAAKRRQEPEDKDHSLTVINVVTAKNSAPRSRSAHKKDAKILAVSSAPMRSS
- the LOC112800317 gene encoding GDSL esterase/lipase EXL3-like isoform X2, with product MIRFIFKAIPYYHVAIVILVIISCCVKGMSCQEQNIRKKNESVPAIFVFGDSIVDTAEIFGVKDILPPYLDPNLQLQELLTGVSFASGGAGYDPLTSKAAGAMSLSDQLDKLGEYQKKIREAVGENRAETIVSKSIYIVCLGSDDIANTYLPFRQSQYDIPSYTDLMASLAFTFLKELYGVGARRIGVVSMPIIGCVPSQRTVEGGINRACSDFENQAAILFNMKLLSQTKLLNKQFPDARIVYLDIYNTLDQVIQNPAQYDFEVVDKGCCGTGIIEASMSCNSLSINTCTDDSNYIFWDSYHPTEKAYKLITSMVLRHKINDFF
- the LOC112800317 gene encoding GDSL esterase/lipase EXL3-like isoform X1; amino-acid sequence: MIRFIFKAIPYYHVAIVILVIISCCVKGMSCQEQNIRKKNESVPAIFVFGDSIVDTGNNNYIKTIAKCNFPPYGRDFAAGGYKPNGRFSNGLVPSDFIAEIFGVKDILPPYLDPNLQLQELLTGVSFASGGAGYDPLTSKAAGAMSLSDQLDKLGEYQKKIREAVGENRAETIVSKSIYIVCLGSDDIANTYLPFRQSQYDIPSYTDLMASLAFTFLKELYGVGARRIGVVSMPIIGCVPSQRTVEGGINRACSDFENQAAILFNMKLLSQTKLLNKQFPDARIVYLDIYNTLDQVIQNPAQYDFEVVDKGCCGTGIIEASMSCNSLSINTCTDDSNYIFWDSYHPTEKAYKLITSMVLRHKINDFF